The stretch of DNA GGGTGGAGGCGCCGCCGCGCAGGCGGAGGAACACCTGCCACCCCCGGCCCAGGAAGTTGTTCTGCGAAAGGTCGAGAGTACCGAGGGCGCCGTCCTGAGAGCTGTAGCCACCGCCGATCGAGAAGAGGCCCGTCGGCTTCTCGGTCACCTCGATGTTGACGACGATCTTGTCCTTGGAGGAGCCCGGGGTGGTCTTGGTCTCGACCTTCTCGAAGTAGTTCAGGTTGCGCAGCTTCTGCTTCGCCCGCTCGAGCTTCTGGGTGGTGAAGAGGTCGCCCTCGTGCATGGGGATCTCGCGGCGCAGGATCTTCTCCTGGCTGCGGGTGTTGCCCGAGATGTTGATGCGCTCCACGAAGACTTCGGGACCCTCGACGATCTGGAACGTGATGTTGACCTTCCGGTTCGGCACGTCGAGGGCGATCTGGGGATCGACGTCGGCGGAGGCGCGCCCGATGGTGCCGTACACGTCGCTGATGGCCTTGACGCTTTCGCGCAGCTTGCTGCGCGAGTAGATGTCGTCGGGCTTGAGGAGCACGCGACGACGGATCTCCTCGATGGGCAGCACGTTGTTGCCGGTGATGTCCACCCCGCCCACCTTGAACTGCGGACCTTCGACCACAACGATCTTGATGGTGACCCGGGCGTTCTGGCGGTCCACCTGGGTGTCGGTCGACTCCACCCGGGCCTGAATGTAGCCGTTGTCGTTGTAGAAGGCGACGATCCGGTCCACGTCCTCCTCGAGCTTCTGCCGCTGCACCGTCCCGCGCAAGATGAAGAACTGCCGCTCCTGCGTGAGCATGATCTCCTTGATCTTGTCCGGCTTGACGCCCTGGGCGCCTTCGATGACGACCTTCTCGATGGTCATCTTGCGCCCCTCGACGATGCGGAAGGTCACCGCCACGTCGCCGTCCGGCAGCTTGGTCACATCCGGCGAGATGCCGACCTCGAAGTACCCCTCCTCCTCGTACACTTCCTTGAGCTTCTCGGCCGCCCGCGTCACCTCCACGGGGTTGTAGACGCTCCCCAGCTTCAGGTCGATCTTCTCCTGGAGGTTGGCCGCGTCGAGACGCTTGTTGCCCGCGAAGGAGAGATCCCGGACGAAGGGACGCTCGGTGACCACGAAGGTCAGCTTCACGCCCCCCTCGAAGTCCTCGACCTTGAGCTGGACGTCGTCGAAGAAACCGAGGGCGAAGATCGACCGGATGTCGTCCGCCGAGCGCGCGGGCAGGAAGGGCGTGCCCACCTTGGATTGTACCCGCCCCAGGATGACCGCTTCCTGGACGCGCCGGTTGCCCTGAATGGCGAGATCCTTGATGAGAATCTGCTGCTCCCCGGCCGGGGGAGGGGCCTGGGCGGCGGCCGGACGAGCCACGTTGACATCGATTCCCGCCAAAGTGAGGACAAAAAAAATGGAGAGAAGAAATCTCCCCCGCGCGGTCATGGTCCCGGTCGGCCCAGTCGAGTGTCGGTCCGTCTAGTGCTCGGCCAGCGCGAGCCGCGGCTCGGCGATCTGTATCTCCCGGAAGATGAAGCCGTCTCCGTTTACGTCCACCTCGATCCGCGCGCCGTCGGCGAACTGTCCGCGCACGATGGCCTCCGCGAGCGGATCCTCGACCTCTTTCTGAATGGTCCGCCGCAGCTGGCGCGCCCCGTAGGTGGGGTCATAGCCCTTCTTCACGAGGAGGTCCAGGGCGGCCTCCGTGGGCTCGAGCTGGATGCCCTTGTCGGAGATCTGGGCATTGATGCGGGTCAGCATGAGGCGGACGATGGCCGTGATGTGTTCCCTCGACAGCGCGTGGAACACGATGATGTCGTCGACCCGGTTGATGAACTCCGGCCGGAAGGCGCGCTTGAGCTCGTCGAGGACCTTTTCCTTCATCTTGTCGTGCGTCTCGCCCTCGCCCTCGGCCAGGAAGCCCGGGGCCGTGCGCTTGCCGATGAAGCTCGTGCCCAGATTCGAGGTCATGATGAGGATGGTGTTCTTGAAGTCGACCACGTGGCCCACGGAGTCCGTGAGGCGGCCGTCGTCGAGCACCTGTAGGAGCATGTTGAAGACATCGGGATGGGCCTTCTCAATCTCGTCGAAGAGGACGACGGAGTAGGGCCGCCGGCGCACTTTTTCGGTCAGGAACCCACCCTCTTCGTACCCCACATAGCCGGGAGGGGCGCCGAGGAGGCGCGACACCGAGAACTTTTCCATGTACTCGGACATGTCCACCCGGATGAGGGCGTTCTCGTCCCCGAAGAGATACTCCGCGAGGGCCCGGGCGAGCTCGGTCTTCCCCACTCCGGTGGGCCCGAGGAAGATGAACGAGCCCACGGGACGGCGGCTGTCCTTGAGCCCGGCCCGCGAGCGCCGGATGGCCCGCGCCACGGCCATCACCGCGTCCTTCTGTCCCACGATGCGCCCGTGGAGGGCCTCTTCCATCCGGGCGAGCTTCGCCGATTCCTTCTCCTCGAGCTTGGACAGGGGGATCCCCGTCCAGCGGGACACGATGTACTCGATGTCCTCCTCGCTGACCGTCTGCGGACCCTTGCCCTTGCGCTTGTCCCACTCCCGCTTCATTTCCTCGTCGCGACCGCGCAGGAGCTTTTCCTTCTCCCGGAGGGAGGCGGCCTTCTCGAACTCCTGCGCCTCGAGGTACATGTCCTTCTCACGGACGACGCGCTCGACTTCCTTGCCGATCTCCTTGATCTCCGGGGGCGGCGTGAGGGCCATGAGCCGCGTCCGCGAGGACGCCTCGTCAATGACGTCGATGGCCTTGTCGGGCAGCTGGCGATCTGTGATATAGCGATCGGCGAGCTTGACCGCCGCGTCGATCGCCTCGTCGGTAATCTTCACCCGATGATGCGCCTCGTACTTGTGACGGAGCCCCTTGATGATCTCGATCGATTCGGGCACGGAAGGGGCCCGCACGATGACGGGCTGGAAGCGTCGCTCGAGGGCGCCATCCTTCTCGATGTACTTGCGATACTCGTCGAGGGTGGTGGCGCCGATGGTCTGGATCTCGCCGCGGGAGAGGGCCGGCTTCAGCATGTTCGAGGCATCGATGGCGCCTTCGGCCGCCCCCGCCCCGATCAGCGTATGGAGCTCGTCGAGGAAGAGCACGACGTTCTCCGACGGGCGGATCTCCTTCATGACGGCCTTGAGGCGCTCTTCGAACTGGCCGCGATACTTGGTCCCGGCCACCAGGGCTCCCAGGTCGAGCTGGAGCAAGCGCTTCTGGGCGAGCACGTCCGGTACTTCGTGCCCGACGATGCGCTGGGCGAGCCCTTCGACGATGGCCGTCTTGCCCACGCCCGGCTCGCCGATGAGGACAGGATTGTTCTTGGTCCGGCGGGCCAGGATCTGGATCACCCGCTCGATCTCCATCTCGCGCCCGATGACCGGGTCGAGCTTGCCCTCCCGGGCCAGCTGGGTCAGGTCGCGCGCGAACTCGTCGAGGACGGGGGTCTGGGAGCGCTTCTTCGGCCGCGGGTAGTACTGGTCACCCAGGAGGGCCAGGGTCTCCTGCCGCACCTCGTCGAGACGCGCCCCGAGAGACTCGAGGATCTTGGCGGCTATGGACTGGCCCTCTTTCATGAGACCCAGCAGGAGGTGCTCGGTCCCGATGTAGTTGTGGCCGAGCTGGCGCGCTTCCTCGATGGACAGCTCGAGGACGCGCTTGGCCTGGGGGGTGAACGGCACTTCACCGAAGGTCAGGGTCTTGGGGAAGCCGGCCAGGGCCCGCTCGACTTCCGCCTTGACCGTTTCCAGGCGGAGCCCGAGTCGCTGGAGGACGGCGGTGGCTATGCCTTCGCCGTCCCGGATCAGCCCCAACAGGATATGCTCGGTCCCGACGAAGTCGTGGCGGAACCGGCCCGCCTCCTCTCTCGCCAGGATGATGACCCGCCGCGCCCTCTCGGTAAATCTCTCGAACACTTGGCGCCCTCGCTCCCTAGGGTTTGGACTGCCCGAAACGTGGCCCCGAACCTGCTGTGAGTATACCTCCCAAGTCCTCGGTCAGCCTAGCCTTTTCTTGCTTGGAAGGTCCCGATTATACCGAAATACCTGAAACGTTGGACTCGCCGCCATGAAAAAGCATTCAGAGATCAGGGCCAGGCGACGGCGCGTCCCTCCAACAGACGGTAGCCGCGGTCCGCCCTCCGGGCCAGGTCGTGATTGTGGGTGGCGACGACGATGGCGAGTCGACGCTCGGCCTGAAGCCGCATGAAAAGGTCCCAGATCACCTCGCTCGTCTTTGGATCGAGATTGCCGGTGGGCTCATCGGCCAGTATCACCTTCGGCTGAGCGACCAGGGCTCGGGCTATGGCCACGCGCTGCTGCTCGCCACCCGAGAGCTCTCCCGGTCGGTGGCCGAGGCGATCACCCAGCCCGACCTCGTGCAAGGCGCCCGCTCCCCGCTCCCGGGCCTCGGTGGCCGACAGGCGCTGGAGCCGAGCGGGCAGCATGGCGTTCTCGAGCGCCGTCATCTCGCCGAGCAGGTTGTAGAACTGGAAGATGAAGGCGATCTCCGTGCGGCGGAGCCTCGCCAGCGAGCTCTCGGAGCGGGCGTACATGTCCTCACCGGAGAACAGGACCTGACCTCCCGTGGGCCGGTCCAGCCCGCCCAGGAGATGGAGCAGGGTCGACTTCCCCACCCCGGAGGCGCCGATGAGGGCCACGCTCTCCCCTTGATTGACGGCAAGGCTGACGCCGCGCAGGACCCGGACGATCTCCGGCCCCACCCGATACTCCTTCTCGAGCTCTCGTACGGCGAGGAGGGGCTCACTCATACCGGAGGACCTCGACGGGGTCGAGCCGAGCGGCGCGGCGCGCGGGCGACAGCGTGGCGAGAAAGGAGATCAGCAGCGTGGCGGAGGTCACCAGCGTGAAGTCGAGCCACGTCAGCTTCATGGGCAGATGGTCGATCTGGTAGACGTCACCGGCCAGGCGGATGATCTTGTAGGTGTTCTGGACCCAGATCAGGAGGAGCCCGAAGAGGCTGCCCCCGAGGGTGCCGACGCCGCCGATCAGCATGCCCGTGACAAGAAAGACGGTGCCTATGCTGCCTGCCGAGGCGCCCATGGCCTTGAGGATGCCGATTTCCTTTCGCTTCTCGGCCACGAGGAGCACCAGGTGCCCGATGATGGCGAAGCCCGCCACGAGGACGATGATGGTGACGATGACGAAGAGCGCGAGCTTCTCGAGCTGGAGGGCGGCGAACAGATTGCGGTTCATCCCCATCCAGTCGCGGATCCAGAGCCCGGGCCCCGCCGCCGCCGCCACGCGCCGCCCCACGGCCTTGGCATCGAAGGGGTCGTTCAGCTTGATCTCGACACCGGAGACGCGCTCGCCCAGCCCGGCGAACTCCTGGGCCGCGGCCAGCGAGGTGTAGGCCATGGAGGCGTCGTACTCGTAGAGCCCGATCTCGACGTAGCCGGCCACCTCGAAGCGCCGCATCTTGGGCACGAGGCCGACGGCGGTCATCGCCCCCTGCGGGGAGATGACGGTGACGTGATCCCCCGGCGCGAGCCCGAGCGTGCGCGCGAGCTCGCGCCCGAGCAGGAGAGCGGGCTCGCCCGAGGTCCGGAGGAGCGGCTCGAGGCTGCCCGCGCCGATATCGGCCTGGAGCTGCTTGCGCACGGCGGGCGCGGCGAGGTCGACGCCGCGGAGAAGACCGCCGGTGGCGCCGCCGCGCTGACCGGTGAAGAGCGCCTGCTGCAGCACGAACGGCGTGGCCGAGCGCACGCCGGCCACCGGCTGGACGCGCGCGGCCACCCCCGGGCCGTCCTCGATCCCGCGGCCGCTCGGGTCCACCACGAGGATGTGCGGGTTGGCCGCGATGATCTTCTCCTTGATGCCGTCCTGGAATCCGGTCATCACGGCCAGGACGACGATCAGGGCGCTGACGCCGAGGAAGACGCCGCCCACGCCGATCCACACGAAGAGAGAGAGGTTGGCCCGCTGGCCGCGCGCGCGCAGGTAGCGCAGCGAGAGGAAGAGTTCGACGGGCAGGCCGCGTCCGGCCATCAGGCTTCGGATTCCTCGTCCGCAGACGCGGGCTCGCCCGCCGCGCGACGCTCGGGGCGGAGGTGCGGAAAGAGGATGACGTCCCGGATCGACGGAGAGTCGGTGAAGAGCATGGCCAGCCGGTCGATGCCTATCCCCTCTCCGGCCGTGGGCGGCATGCCGTATTCCAGAGCCCGCACGAAGTCCTCGTCCATCCAGTGCGCCTCTTCGTCGCCGCGCTCGCGCTCGCGCGCCTGCTCTTCGAATCGCCGCCGCTGGTCGATGGGATCGTTGAGCTCGGAATAGGCGTTGGCGATCTCCCGCCGGCAGATGTAGAGCTCGAAGCGGTCGACCAGGCGCGGATCATCCGGCTTGCGCTTGGACAGGGGAGAGAGCTCGATCGGGAAGTCGGTGATGAAGGTCGGCTGGATCAAGCCCGGCTCCACCAGGGTGTCGAAGACGTCCTTCCAGAGGCCAGTCACGCCCGTGCCCGGCTTCGGGGCGGGCACGCCGGCGGCCCCCGCCGCCTTCCCGAGCGCCTCCGCGTCGGTGTCCGGCCCCACCGCGAGACCGAGAGCCTTCGAGATCGCGTCGAAGAACGGCACTCGGCGCCAGGGCCCGGCGAGGTCGATGGCCTCGCCCTGGTACTGGAGCGCGGTGCGGCCGAGGAGCTGCGTGCCGAGGTGGGCAAGCATCTCCTCGGTCAGGGCCATCAGGTCCTCGTAGTCGGCATAGGCCTGGTAGAACTCGAGCATGGTGAACTCGGGGTTGTGCTGGGTCGAGATGCCCTCGTTGCGAAAGTTGCGGTTGATCTCGTAGACGCGGTCGAGGCCGCCCACGACCAGACGCTTGAGATAGAGCTCGGGGGCGACGCGAAGGTAGAGTGGCATGTCCAGGGCGTTGTGGTGCGTGACGAAGGGCCTGGCCGACGCCCCACCGGGAATGGGCTGCATCATGGGCGTCTCGACCTCGAGAAAGCCGCGCGCGTCGAGGAAGGCGCGCAGCTCACGGATGAGCCGGCTCTTCACCACGAAGGTCTCGCGCACCTGCGGATTCATCACGAGATCGACATAGCGCCGCCGATAGCGCGTCTCGACGTCCTTGAGCCCGTGCCACTTTTCGGGCAGCGGCCGGAGCGACTTGGCGAGGAACTCGAAGACGCGCACGGCCACCGTCAGCTCCCCCGTCCGCGTCCGGAAGAGATCTCCCGTGACGCCGATGAAGTCGCCCACGTCGAGCTCGGTGAATGCCGCATACCGCTCGCCGAGGGCGTCGGCCCGCGCGTAGAGCTGGATCTGCCCGCTCTGGTCCTGCAGGTGGGCGAAGCAGGTCTTGCCGTGATGCCGCAGGGCGACCACCCGTCCCGCCACGGTGACGGGTCCGGCCGCCTTGAGCGCCTCGTCCGAGGCGTCCGGGTAGCGGCGCGCGAGCTCCCCGCCCCCGTGGGTGACCGGGAAGCGCTGGCCGAACGGATTGACCCCGCTCTCGCGGAGCGCCTCGAGCTTCTCGAGCCGGCGCCGGACGAGCGGATTGGGATCGCCGGGCTGTCCATGCGGCGGCGGCGGCGACGGTGGCGGGGTAGCCGGAGGTGGCGGGGCGCTCATCTCATGCCGATCTCGGCTGCCGAAGGTACGCCTCGATGAAGGGATCTATCCCGCCGTCCATGACCGCCTCGACATTGCCCACCTCGACGCCCGTCCGGTGATCCTTGATGATCTGGTAGGGATGGAACGTGTACGTCCGGATCTGGCTGCCGAAGGCGATCTCCTTCTTCTCTCCGCTCAGCTCCGCCAGCTCCTCGCGCTGCTTCTTCTCGTAAACCTGGTAGAGGCGCGACTTGAGGATGCGCATGGCGGTGTCGCGGTTCCGCAGCTGGGAGCGCTCGTTCTGGCAGGCCACCACGATTCCCGTGGGCAGGTGCGTGATCCGCACCGCCGAGTCCGCCGTGTTGACGCCCTGCCCGCCCGGCCCCGAGGAGCGATACACGTCGACGCGAATCTCCTCGTCCTTGACCACCACCTCCACGTCCTCGACCTCCGGGATCACCGATACCGAGGCGAAGGAGGTGTGGCGACGCTTGGAGGCGTCGAAGGGTGAGATGCGGATCAGCCGGTGCACGCCGATCTCGCTCTTGAGATACCCGTAGGCATATTCGCCCGTGATCTCGATGGTGACAGACTTGATGCCTGCCTCTTCCCCCGGCAGGAGGTCGAGGACCTCGGCCTTGAAGCCGGCCCGCTCCGCCCAGCGCAGGTACATGCGCATGAGGATCTGGGCCCAGTCTTGCGACTCCGTGCCGCCCGCCCCGGGATGTATCGAGAGGATGGCGTTCTTCTTGTCCTGGGGCCCGGAGAGCACGATCTTGAAAGCAAAGGTCTCGAGGTCGCGCGCGAGCGAGGCGAGCCCCTTTTCGATATCCGAAGCCTCGCTCTCATCGCCCGCTTCGGTGGCCATCTCCCAGAGGACACGAAGGTCTTCGGCCTGCTGGGCAAGCTCCCTGAAACGACCGACGGTGCGGGCGAGCTCGGCGCGCTCCTGGACGAGGGCCTGGGCCTTGCGGCTGTCGTCCCAGAAGGCGGGCGCCGACATCTCCTGGTCGATCAGGGCCAGCCGCGCCTCCTTGGCGGGAAGGTCAAAGATGCCCCCGGAGGTCCTGGAGGCGCTTCTCGACGTCGGCCAGATCTCGCTTGAGGTCGCCGAGCATGGCTAGGTTGTCACTCGGAGGGGGGCTTCGCCCCCCTTCCGAAGCCTCCCCCCAACCAGGCTGCGCCGGCGAAGCTGGCGCTCGAAGCGGAGCATTCTTGTCCGCGAGGGCGTGGGAATCACTTGGACCATCTCCTAGGCCGCTCGCCGGCGGAAAGCCGTCCCCGCCGCGATCCCGGAGAGGGCGAGACAGAGGTAGGGCAGCCAGTCGCCCCAGCGCGTGTAGAGCGTGGTCCGGGCGCGCTGGGCCACGCGCGCCGAAAGGTAGCCGCGCTCGAAGAGAGGCATGATCGGCCCCACCATACCCGATGGGCTCACGAATCCCGAGATTCCCGTGTTCGCCGCTCGCGCGATGGCCACGCGATTCTCGACCGCGCGCAGGGGCAGCGTGCCCAGATGTTGCCAGGGCCCGCTCGTGCGCCCGAACCATGCATCGTTGGTGATATTCGCCATGAAGCTCGCACCCCCGACCACGAAGTCCCTGAACAGCTCGGGGAAGATGACCTCGTAACAGATCACGGTGCCGAATGGGGCCCCGGGCAGCTCGAATACGGTCTGGCTGTTCCCGGCCGCGAAGTCCGAGATGAACTCGGCCCAGCTCCTGACGAAGCCGATCAGACCGGCGAGGGGAACGTACTCGCCGAATGGCACGAGGTGAATCTTATCATACTTGGCCCTAATCCCCTGTTCTCCCAGCAGAAAAGCGCTGTTCAGGAATTGAGCGCGAGGCCCCGGCAGCCTGTCGATGGAGCCGACCAGGATGGGCGCTCCAAGCTCCGCTGACAGCGCGGTGAGCCGCAAGAGGAGGACGGGATCGCCGCGCAGGAAGATGGGCGCTGCCGTCTCAGGCCAGAGGATGACGGCGGGCTTGGAGCGCGCCGCCTCCCGGGTGAGCCGCTCGTAGCGGTCGAGAGCCTCGGCCTGATGGGCGGGATCCCACTTGAGGGACTGCGCGATCGCGGGCTGGATCACGGCGACCTCGATGGACTGGACGGGGGGGCGGGCGGCCGGGCCGTATTCGTGAGCAAGAACCCACCAGCCGAACGCGAGCGATCCCGCCGCGAGGACAGCCGCCGTGGTAATGCCGGGCGCGGATCGACGAAAGCCCAGCACGCACCAAGACGCCAGGGCGGCATTGACCGCGACGATCAGCAGGGAGACCGCGTAGACGCCGCCGATCTCGGCGATCTGGATGACGGCGAGCGCCCGGTGCTGAGAGTAGCCGAGCAGTCCCCAGGGGAAGCCGCCCATGAGCCAGCCGCGAATCCACTCGCCGGCCACCCATAGTCCGGGCGCCGCGGCCAGCCCCCAGCCACGACCGAGCCGGCTTCCCAGCCACGACACCACGGCGGCCATCGCCCCGACGTAGAGCCCGCAGTAGGCGGCCAGCGCCGCGATAGGAAGCCAGGTTAGCGGCCAGGGGATGGCGCTATAGCCCTGGAAGGTGTGATCGAGCCAGCGGAGAAGAACGAGGAAGAAGCTCAGTCCCGCCAGCCATCCGTCGCCGAGCGCGCCGCGCGGAGACCGCTCCGATGCCGACACGAGGACGGGCACCAGCCATACCCAGGCAAAGAGCGACCAGTCGCCCGTGGGAAAGGCCAGCGCCCCTGCCGCGCCCGAGACGAGAAGACCGAGCCGCCGGCGAGCATGAGCTCCCGGCCAGCCCGGCCTAAACCCCATTGGCGAGACGATCCGCGAGCACGCGTGGCAGAGAGGCGGCGAGGATCTTGGCGGCGGCCGCGCGATGGTCGTACGCCACCCGCCGGAGCGTCACGCTGCGCGCTTCCTCGTCCCACAGCATGTAGGCGGCCCGCCGATCCCTGTCCCGCGGCTGACCCACGCTCCCCACGTTGACGATGTAGCGCCGTCCGTCGTGGAACCCGATGCTTCGGTCGGCCCCTTCGGGACCACCGAGATCCTGGAAATCGGGGCCGCTCGAACCGAGTGACCAGACCCCCGGCCGGTGCGAGTGACCGACGAAGCAGAGGCGAGTCGAGAAGTCGGGGAACGCGCTCCAGCCATCCTCAGCCGAGATCAGATAGTCCCACTCTTCCGGGCGGCTCGGACTGGCGTGGACGCAGGTCGCTTCTCCGAGCCCGGCGGTGAGCGGGAGGGCGGCCAGATACCCCGAATGATCCGGCCCCAGCTGATCACGGGTCCAGAGCGCCGCGGCCCTGGCCGCGGGATTGAACCAGTCGAGGTCCATCAGGCCCAGGGCGCCGTGCTCGTGATTTCCCGCGACCATCCGCACGGCCCGCTCGCCCAGGAGCTCCACGCACGCGACGGGATCCGCCCCATAGCCCACCGTGTCGCCCAGGCAGAGGAGACCGGTCGCCCCTTCCTGGGCGGCGTCGGCGAGAACGGCGGACAGGGCCTCGAGATTGGCGTGCACGTCCGAGAGCACCGCGTAGCGCACGCAGGCCTCAGTCGGACGGGCGCAGCTCTTTGTGTATGCGGTCCAGGACACCGTTGATGAAGCGGGACGATTCTTGCGTGCTGAACTTCTTCGCGACCTCGAGCGCCTCGTTGATGGCCACCTTGGGCGGCACTTCCTCGGCCCACAAGAGCTCGAAGATGCCCTGGCGGAGGATATTGCGGTCGACCACGGCCATGCGCTCGATCTCCCAGTTCTGGGCGTACTCGGAGATCATCTCGTCGATCTTCGTCTCGTGGAACTTGGTGCCCCGGATCAGGGACTCCGTGAAGTCTCGCACCTCCGCGTCCACCGGATGTCGCATCCAGAACTCGTCGAGGTGAGGCTCGGGCGAGGACTCCCCCTGCAAATCGAGCTGGTACAGGAGCTGGAGCGCGAGCTCGCGTGCTTTCCGGCGCTTGCCCATCAGCGGCGCCCCTCCCGGCGTGGCGACCGTGCCTCCCGCATCCACCCGGCCATCTCGAGGGCGGCCCGCGCCGCCTCTTCCCCGCGGTGGCCGACGCGTCCCCCCGCGCGCTCCCAGGCCTGCTCCTCCGTCAACGAGGTGATGACGCCGAAGGTGACGGGGACGCCGGTTTCGAGAGCCACGCGCGACAGCCCCTGCGCGGCCGCGCCGGCCACGTACTTGAAGTGGGGCGTCTCCCCGCGGATCACCACGCCCACACAGACGATGGCCGCGTAGCGGCGCGTGCGGGCCAGCGTCATGGCGGCGAGGG from Candidatus Methylomirabilota bacterium encodes:
- the ribH gene encoding 6,7-dimethyl-8-ribityllumazine synthase, coding for MAGRAPRTASRPRSTPAGRFAVVAARFNEALSKKLADGAVAALGEGGVRPERVDVHWVPGSFELPLAAMTLARTRRYAAIVCVGVVIRGETPHFKYVAGAAAQGLSRVALETGVPVTFGVITSLTEEQAWERAGGRVGHRGEEAARAALEMAGWMREARSPRREGRR
- the nusB gene encoding transcription antitermination factor NusB; this encodes MGKRRKARELALQLLYQLDLQGESSPEPHLDEFWMRHPVDAEVRDFTESLIRGTKFHETKIDEMISEYAQNWEIERMAVVDRNILRQGIFELLWAEEVPPKVAINEALEVAKKFSTQESSRFINGVLDRIHKELRPSD